A window from Pseudomonas frederiksbergensis encodes these proteins:
- a CDS encoding LysR family transcriptional regulator — MPSDITHSSFCNWVRFKHLVLIDTLARTRNMHATAIRMNLSQPALSKMLRDLEEQFGFALFQRLPRSMPPTELGEHVVRYAQGALADSHKFVDQVNRLRKGGHGFLKVGGIFAATSMVLPQAIAAIKARSPLLSIEVVEQSSDHLLTMLEQNKLDLMIGRFTEERYSQVFDFHPLEPEPFSLVVNSRHPLNELDSTPLEALGQWPWVLYPVGTPIRDRLELAFKAAGLASPADSVDTISMQMFLQLLQSGPMIAMLPRSMVAAQLDSGQLKELQTPLRLAPLEYGIITRKDEPLTGSAREFADILLDFALQRREEETAID, encoded by the coding sequence ATGCCGTCGGACATTACCCATTCCAGTTTTTGCAACTGGGTGCGCTTCAAGCACCTGGTGCTGATCGACACTCTGGCACGCACGCGCAACATGCACGCCACCGCCATACGGATGAACCTCAGCCAGCCAGCCTTGAGCAAAATGCTGCGAGACCTGGAGGAGCAGTTCGGCTTTGCCCTGTTCCAGCGCCTGCCACGCAGCATGCCACCAACGGAGCTGGGCGAGCACGTGGTGCGCTACGCCCAAGGTGCACTGGCCGATTCACACAAGTTTGTCGACCAGGTCAACCGGCTGCGCAAAGGCGGCCATGGTTTTCTCAAGGTGGGCGGGATTTTTGCGGCAACCTCGATGGTACTGCCCCAGGCCATCGCCGCTATCAAGGCGCGCAGCCCTTTGCTGTCGATCGAAGTGGTGGAGCAGTCCAGCGATCACCTGCTCACCATGCTTGAGCAAAACAAGCTCGACCTGATGATCGGCCGCTTCACCGAAGAGCGTTACAGCCAGGTCTTTGACTTCCACCCATTGGAGCCTGAGCCCTTCAGCCTGGTGGTCAACAGCCGTCATCCGCTTAACGAACTGGACTCTACACCGCTTGAAGCGCTGGGCCAGTGGCCGTGGGTGCTGTATCCGGTCGGTACGCCCATTCGCGATCGCCTGGAGTTGGCGTTCAAGGCCGCTGGCCTCGCATCGCCGGCAGACAGCGTCGATACCATCTCCATGCAGATGTTCCTGCAACTGCTGCAATCGGGGCCCATGATCGCCATGCTGCCCAGATCCATGGTGGCAGCGCAGCTGGATAGCGGCCAGCTCAAAGAGCTGCAGACCCCGCTACGCCTGGCGCCATTGGAGTACGGCATCATCACCCGCAAAGACGAGCCACTGACAGGGTCGGCCCGTGAGTTCGCCGACATCCTGCTCGATTTCGCACTCCAGCGACGGGAGGAGGAGACGGCGATTGATTGA
- a CDS encoding UxaA family hydrolase, translated as MQLIARTRTSDAAVIRLNPLDNVLIARQVLPEGLSLEAEAITVRQPIPSGHKVATQRVEQGQPLRRYGQIIGFASQLIEAGDHVHVHNVEMGEFARDYAFGVDAHATPSTEAVFQGIVRADGRVATRNYVGILTSVNCSATVARAVADYFRRDIHPEALAAFPNIDGVVALTHGAGCAVDPNGEALGLLRRTLGGYAVHPNFAAVLIIGLGCETNQIESLLETQGLKASDQLRAFTIQGAGGTSKTIASGIEQVKALLSTANQVQREPVSARHLIVGLQCGGSDGYSGITANPALGNAVDRLVAAGGTAILSETPEIYGAEHLLTRRAVSREVGEKLIARIHWWEDYCQRMNAELNNNPSAGNKAGGLTTILEKSLGAVAKAGSSNLVDVYLYAEAVRAKGLVFMDTPGYDPVSATGQVAGGANLIAFTTGRGSAYGCAPTPSIKLATNNRVFEHQEEDMDVNCGGIADGSTSIEERGAYIFEQMLRIASGERSKSEQHGYGQNEFVPWQIGAVT; from the coding sequence ATGCAACTAATTGCCAGAACCCGGACCAGCGACGCTGCCGTGATCCGCCTCAACCCCCTGGATAATGTTCTGATTGCACGCCAGGTCCTGCCTGAAGGCCTGAGCCTGGAAGCCGAAGCGATCACCGTGCGCCAGCCGATTCCCTCTGGGCACAAAGTCGCTACCCAGCGTGTGGAGCAGGGCCAGCCGCTGCGCCGTTATGGGCAAATTATCGGTTTTGCTTCACAGCTCATCGAAGCCGGCGACCACGTGCATGTGCATAACGTGGAGATGGGCGAATTTGCCCGTGACTACGCCTTTGGCGTCGATGCCCACGCCACGCCAAGCACTGAAGCCGTCTTTCAGGGCATCGTGCGTGCCGATGGCCGCGTCGCGACCCGCAACTATGTGGGTATCCTCACTTCGGTCAATTGTTCCGCGACCGTGGCCCGGGCCGTGGCCGATTACTTTCGCCGGGATATCCACCCCGAGGCATTGGCCGCCTTCCCGAACATCGACGGCGTGGTGGCGCTGACGCATGGCGCCGGTTGCGCAGTGGACCCCAACGGCGAGGCCTTGGGGTTATTGCGTCGCACGCTCGGTGGCTACGCCGTCCACCCTAACTTTGCTGCGGTGCTGATCATCGGCCTGGGCTGTGAAACCAACCAGATCGAGAGCCTGCTTGAGACTCAAGGTCTCAAGGCCAGTGACCAGTTACGTGCCTTCACCATACAAGGCGCAGGCGGTACGTCGAAAACCATCGCCAGTGGCATCGAGCAGGTCAAGGCATTGCTGTCAACGGCTAACCAGGTGCAGCGTGAGCCGGTCAGCGCTCGCCATCTGATCGTCGGCCTGCAATGCGGTGGCTCGGACGGTTATTCGGGCATCACCGCAAACCCGGCGCTCGGTAATGCCGTTGACCGTCTGGTGGCGGCGGGCGGTACCGCGATTCTCTCGGAAACCCCGGAGATCTATGGCGCCGAGCATCTGCTGACGCGCCGCGCCGTGAGCCGCGAGGTGGGGGAAAAACTCATCGCGCGCATCCACTGGTGGGAAGACTACTGCCAGCGCATGAACGCCGAACTGAACAACAACCCCTCGGCTGGCAACAAGGCCGGTGGCCTGACCACCATCCTGGAGAAATCCCTGGGGGCGGTGGCCAAAGCCGGCTCCAGCAACCTGGTGGATGTGTACCTGTACGCCGAAGCGGTCCGGGCCAAGGGGTTGGTGTTTATGGACACCCCAGGCTACGACCCGGTCTCGGCCACGGGGCAAGTCGCCGGCGGCGCCAACCTGATCGCCTTCACCACCGGCCGGGGCTCAGCCTACGGCTGCGCGCCGACACCTTCGATCAAGCTGGCGACCAACAACCGGGTGTTCGAGCATCAGGAAGAAGACATGGACGTGAACTGCGGCGGCATCGCCGACGGCTCCACCAGCATTGAAGAGCGCGGCGCCTACATTTTCGAACAGATGCTGCGCATCGCTT
- a CDS encoding LysR family transcriptional regulator yields MSAGPETTTTTPRNLGALKISSRQITLLNALGEFGNLRRAATAMHTTQPAASLLLQQLEERLGVRLFERMPRGMQPTLYGEVMIRYAQGALHEFEQAQAQISELERGAMGRVRVGSVMGPVPRLLTKAVLAYKRDHPKVRISIEVGTSDTLLPALLRGDFDVVLGRLPDQSDSQDLDIELFDNGEQMRVIARAGHPLAGASPLQLSDLITLTWILHPIGSPMRRRVETALLAGGMVQSLDIIETASILATTAMLEASDMIAVVPNDVAEHYARYGMVAILPVELPISMVNIGLLTLRSRPRSVALNTLLQYLREQ; encoded by the coding sequence ATGTCAGCTGGTCCAGAAACCACTACGACCACACCGCGTAACCTCGGCGCCCTGAAAATCTCCAGCCGGCAGATCACCTTGCTCAATGCGCTCGGTGAGTTCGGCAACCTGCGGCGGGCAGCCACCGCGATGCACACCACGCAACCGGCCGCCAGTTTGCTGTTGCAGCAACTGGAAGAGCGCCTCGGCGTGCGCCTGTTCGAACGCATGCCCCGCGGCATGCAGCCGACCCTTTATGGCGAGGTGATGATCCGTTACGCCCAAGGTGCGCTGCATGAGTTCGAGCAGGCCCAGGCGCAGATCTCTGAACTGGAGCGCGGGGCCATGGGACGGGTGCGCGTCGGCAGCGTGATGGGGCCGGTGCCCCGGCTGCTGACCAAAGCGGTGCTGGCGTACAAGCGCGATCACCCGAAGGTGCGGATTTCCATTGAGGTGGGCACTAGTGACACCTTGCTGCCGGCCTTGCTGCGCGGAGATTTCGATGTGGTGCTGGGGCGCCTGCCGGACCAGAGCGACAGTCAGGACCTGGATATCGAACTGTTCGACAACGGCGAGCAGATGCGCGTGATCGCCCGGGCTGGTCACCCATTGGCGGGTGCCTCGCCATTGCAGTTGTCCGACTTGATCACATTGACCTGGATCCTTCACCCCATCGGCAGCCCCATGCGCCGCCGGGTGGAAACGGCCCTGCTGGCCGGCGGTATGGTGCAGTCGCTGGACATTATTGAGACCGCTTCGATCCTGGCAACCACGGCGATGCTTGAGGCTTCGGACATGATCGCGGTGGTGCCCAATGACGTGGCCGAGCATTATGCGCGCTATGGCATGGTCGCTATCTTGCCGGTCGAGTTGCCGATCTCCATGGTCAATATTGGCCTGCTGACCTTGCGTTCCCGGCCAAGGTCGGTGGCGTTGAATACGCTGCTGCAGTATTTGCGGGAGCAATAG